The sequence AGGCGATGACGGCGTTGAGGACCACTGCGGCTCGGTAGACGATGGTGAGTTTGTCGTAGCGGGTGGCCAGTCCTCGCCATTGTTCTAGATGACAGAACCGGCGTTCGACGACGTTGCGACCCCGGTAGTCATCACGGTCGAATGCTGGTGGGCGGCCGCCGAGTGAACCCCGCCGGCGCCGATGTCCGGCCTGATCGTCCGGTTCCGCGATCACCGCCCCGATTCCGTGGCGGCGTAGTAGGTGGCGGTGGGCTCGCGAGGAGTACGCCTTTGTCGCCCCGGACTCGATCCGGGCGGGTGCGGGGACGCCCACCACCGGCACGCGGTACCTGCAGGTGTGCGAGCAGGTAGGAAAAAGCTGGTGAATGGCCCGACTGC comes from Rhodococcus oxybenzonivorans and encodes:
- a CDS encoding transposase, translating into MPVVGVPAPARIESGATKAYSSRAHRHLLRRHGIGAVIAEPDDQAGHRRRRGSLGGRPPAFDRDDYRGRNVVERRFCHLEQWRGLATRYDKLTIVYRAAVVLNAVIAWTQHLSEMP